One genomic window of Eptesicus fuscus isolate TK198812 chromosome 6, DD_ASM_mEF_20220401, whole genome shotgun sequence includes the following:
- the WIZ gene encoding protein Wiz isoform X2 produces MDGPLVGGLAAPDRPRGPERLPGPAPREDIEGGAEAAEGDGGIFRSTHYLPVTKEGPRDILDGRGGISDGQSHPGLNEALPRATSATHRISSCCWDGGSLDFRPGSPPPHLLGHFSGLPDGQGPWEHPLVQEAGEGIPSEQRFEDSVIVRTVKPHAELEGSRRFLYHQGEPKLLEKSPQGHSRFSWLQDADEQSPPQNSGLPLDLLPPPPPLTSFRTVLVPGEGATKNLDVEVGAREHLTDLEGLAQPTSEWCLPRSATEVATQTWTVNSEASVERLQPLLPPVRTGPYLCELLQEVAEGVASPDEDEDEDPTVFPCVECSIYFKQKEHLLEHMSQHRQAPGQEPPANLAPLACGECGWAFADPCALEHHRQLHQASREKILEEIQKLKRIPNDEGREARLQCSKCVFGTSSSKAFVQHAKLHVRESPGQAAKEHFGGGSPGPDATALGYEPYGASSGLNACIFCGFPAPSESLLREHVRLVHARPHWEEDGEAFEENPASQPGTSQDVYARFPGAAEDYFGNAEPFLAPTWRENPTGYDPSLAFGPGCQQLGTRDFPLSKPLRHSVGQRPLGRPAFPSPLASTPYSLQPSRSKNAIHLQGLPAPLGDQRHPWSEEEEEDIQLASEMDFFPENGVFPPLAVPGLIPEPALELKRTFREALRSAEASPAQQQQLLGMVPVVLVAKLRSQVLAAAARAPPRLPPEELGLEGTHPLDFLLLDAPLGGPLGLDTILDGDPAVALKHEERKCPYCPDRFHNGIGLANHVRGHLNRVGVSYNVRHFISAEEVKAIEQRFSFQKKKKKVANFDPGTFSLMRCDFCGAGFDTRAGLSSHARAHLRDFGITNWELTVSPINILQELLATSAAERPPSPLGHEPGGMPGGYLTPRRPRLPLTVPFPPTWAEDPGPAYGDAQSLTTCEVCGACFETRKGLSSHARSHLRQLGVAESESSGAPIDLLYELVKQKGLPDTPLGLPPGLTKKSSSPKEVVAGAPRQSLLTLAKPLDAPAINKAIKSPPGFSAKGLAHPPSSPLLKKAPLALAGSPIPKNPEDKNPQLSLSPRPISPKAQWPQSEDEGPLNLTLDSDGGRELDCQLCGAWFETRKGLSSHARAHLRHLGVSDPDAKGSPIDVLHGLIRRVGIQNRLPPGRSVLAQLGRPPPTSTALSLLPPPPPAKKAKLKAAGMASPWGKQDLSAAAAAGIFWASDVEPSPLNLSSGPEPARDIRCEFCGEFFENRKGLSSHARSHLRQMGVTEWYVNGSPIDTLREILKRRTQSRPGGPLNPPGPSPKALAKVVGSGGLGSSLEARSPADLHLSPLAKKLPPPPGSPLGHSPTASPPPTARKMFSGLTAPSLTKKLKPEQMRVEIKREMLPGALHGELHPSEGPWVAPREDMAPLNLSSRAEPVRDIRCEFCGEFFENRKGLSSHARSHLRQMGVTEWSVNGSPIDTLREILKKKSKLCLIKKEPPAGDLAPALVEDGPPTAVPGSVQPLLPLVPMAGRPGKPGAGLAQVPRELNLAPITGAKPSATSYLGSVAAKRPLQEDRFLSAEVKAKTYIQTELPFKAKTLHEKTSHSSTEACCELCGLYFENRKALASHARAHLRQFGVTEWCVNGSPIETLSEWIKHRPQKVGAYRSYIQGGRPFTKKFRNAGHGREGDKRPHLGLAPGGLSMVGRSAGGEPGPEAGRAADSGERPLAASPPGTVKAEEHQRQNINKFERRQARPADTSAARGGEEANDLQQKLEEVRQPPPRVRPVPSLVPRPPQTSLVKFVGNIYTLKCRFCEVEFQGPLSIQEEWVRHLQRHILEMNFSKADPPPEEPQAPPAQTAAAEAP; encoded by the exons ACGGGCAGTCCCATCCCGGCCTCAACGAAGCCCTCCCCCGTGCCACCTCCGCCACCCATCGGATCAGCAGCTG CTGCTGGGATGGAGGCAGCCTGGACTTCCGGCCAGGTTCCCCACCACCCCATCTCCTGGGCCACTTCTCTGGCCTCCCTGATGGCCAGGGGCCCTGGGAGCACCCCCTGGTCCAGGAAGCTGGGGAGGGCATCCCATCTGAGCAGAGGTTCGAGGACTCGGTCATTGTGAGAACTGTGAAGCCCCACGCTGAGCTTGAGGGCTCTAGAAGGTTCTTGTACCACCAGGGTGAACCGAAGCTCTTGGAGAAGTCCCCCCAGGGCCACTCCAGGTTCAGCTGGCTCCAAGACGCCGATGAGCAGTCCCCACCACAGAATTCAGGGCTGCCCCTGGACCTGCTGCCCCCACCGCCACCTCTCACCTCCTTCAGGACAGTGCTGGTGCCTGGAGAGGGCGCCACGAAGAACTTGGATGTGGAGGTAGGAGCCAGAGAGCACTTGACAGACCTGGAGGGTCTGGCCCAGCCAACTTCGGAGTGGTGTCTGCCTAGGTCAGCCACGGAAGTGGCCACTCAGACCTGGACGGTGAACTCAGAGGCATCTGTGGAGCGACTGCAGCCACTGCTGCCCCCCGTCCGGACCGGTCCCTACCTGTGTGAGCtgctgcaggaggtggctgagggGGTGGCCAGCCCGGATGAGGATGAGGACGAGGACCCAACTGTATTCCCGTGCGTGGAGTGCAGCATCTACTTCAAGCAGAAGGAGCACCTTCTGGAGCACATGAGCCAGCACCGCCAAGCCCCAGGCCAGGAGCCCCCCGCTAACTTGGCCCCACTGGCCTGCGGTGAGTGTGGCTGGGCCTTTGCTGACCCCTGTGCCCTGGAGCACCACCGGCAgctgcaccaggcctccagggagaaGATTCTCGAAGAAATCCAGAAGCTGAAGCGGATCCCAAACGATGAGGGCCGGGAGGCACGGCTGCAGTGCTCTAAGTGTGTCTTTGGCACCAGTTCCTCCAAAGCCTTCGTGCAGCATGCCAAGCTGCACGTGCGAGAGTCACCAGGCCAGGCTGCCAAGGAGCACTTTGGGGGTGGCAGCCCAGGCCCCGACGCCACTGCCCTCGGCTATGAGCCCTATGGAGCCTCCTCAGGTCTCAATGCTTGCATTTTCTGTGGCTTCCCAGCGCCCAGCGAGAGCCTACTCAGGGAGCATGTGAGGCTTGTGCACGCCCGTCCCCACTGGGAGGAGGATGGTGAGGCATTTGAGGAGaaccctgccagccagcctggcaCCAGCCAGGACGTGTATGCCCGCTTCCCTGGAGCTGCTGAGGACTACTTTGGCAATGCTGAGCCGTTTTTGGCCCCTACATGGCGGGAGAACCCTACTGGATACGACCCCAGCCTGGCCTTTGGcccaggctgccagcagctgggcacAAGGGATTTCCCACTGTCAAAGCCACTACGGCACAGCGTGGGCCAGAGGCCCCTGGGAAGGCCAGCCTTTCCCTCACCACTAGCATCCACCCCGTATTCCTTACAGCCCAGTAGAAGCAAAAATGCTATCCATTTGCAGGGGCTCCCAGCCCCACTGGGGGACCAGAGACACCCCTGGagcgaagaggaggaggaggatataCAGCTGGCCTCGGAAATGGACTTTTTCCCTGAAAATGGGGTCTTTCCACCTCTCGCTGTCCCCGGCCTCATCCCAGAGCCAGCCCTGGAGCTGAAGCGGACTTTCCGAGAAGCCCTACGGTCGGCCGAGGCCTCACCAGCTCAGCAACAGCAGCTCCTTGGGATGGTACCCGTCGTGCTGGTGGCCAAGCTGAGGTCCCAGGTCTTGGCTGCGGCAGCTAGGGCGCCTCCAAGGCTGCCGCCcgaggagctggggctggagggcacCCACCCCTTGGACTTCCTACTCCTGGATGCACCGCTGGGCGGCCCGCTGGGGCTGGACACAATCCTGGATGGGGACCCCGCAGTGGCGCTGAAGCACGAGGAGCGGAAGTGCCCCTACTGCCCTGATCGCTTCCACAATGGCATCGGCCTGGCAAACCATGTGCGGGGCCACCTAAACCGTGTGGGCGTCAGCTACAACGTTCGGCATTTCATCTCCGCTGAGGAGGTGAAGGCCATCGAACAAAGGTTCTCcttccagaagaagaagaaaaaag tgGCTAACTTTGACCCTGGTACCTTCAGCCTGATGCGCTGTGACTTCTGCGGGGCCGGCTTCGACACTAGGGCTGGCCTCTCTAGCCACGCCCGGGCCCACCTGCGTGACTTTGGCATCACTAACTGGGAGCTCACCGTCTCACCCATCAACATCCTACAGGAGCTGCTGGCCACATCGGCCGCCGagaggccccccagcccccttGGCCATGAGCCCGGGGGGATGCCTGGTGGCTATCTGACCCCTCGCAGGCCCCGCTTACCTCTCACAGTGCCCTTCCCACCTACCTGGGCTGAGGACCCTGGGCCAGCCTACGGAGATG CCCAGAGCCTGACCACCTGCGAGGTCTGCGGTGCCTGCTTTGAGACACGCAAGGGCCTGTCCAGCCATGCGCGCTCCCACCTGCGGCAGCTGGGTGTGGCCGAGTCTGAGAGCAGCGGTGCCCCCATCGACCTCCTCTACGAGCTCGTGAAGCAGAAGGGCCTGCCTGACACACCCCTTGGGCTGCCCCCGGGCCTGACTAAGAAGTCCAGCTCCCCGAAGGAGGTGGTCGCTGGGGCCCCCCGACAGAGCCTGCTCACCCTGGCCAAGCCCCTGGACGCCCCTGCTATCAACAAGGCCATCAAGTCGCCTCCTGGCTTCTCAGCCAAGGGCCTGGCTCACCCGCCCAGCTCCCCACTGCTCAAGAAGGCACCACTGGCCCTGGCAGGCTCCCCTATCCCCAAGAATCCTGAGGACAAGAACCCCCAGCTGTCCCTGAGCCCCCGGCCGATCTCCCCAAAGGCACAGTGGCCTCAGTCTGAGGACGAGGGGCCCCTGAACCTCA CTTTAGATAGTGACGGGGGCAGAGAGCTGGACTGCCAGCTGTGCGGTGCCTGGTTTGAGACCCGCAAGGGCCTGTCCAGCCACGCCCGCGCCCACCTGCGCCACCTGGGCGTCAGCGACCCGGATGCCAAGGGATCCCCCATAGACGTGCTCCACGGGCTCATCAGGAGGGTCGGCATCCAGAATCGCCTCCCACCCGGGCGCAGCGTGCTGGCCCAGCTGGGGcggcctcctcccacctccacggccCTCTCCTtgctcccccccccaccgccggccAAGAAGGCCAAGCTGAAGGCTGCGGGTATGGCCAGCCCCTGGGGGAAGCAGGACCTCTCGGCCGCCGCAGCCGCTGGCATTTTCTGGGCCTCTGATGTGGAGCCGTCTCCTCTCAACCTCT CCTCAGGCCCAGAACCAGCTCGCGATATCCGCTGCGAGTTCTGTGGTGAGTTCTTCGAGAACCGAAAGGGTCTTTCCAGCCACGCGCGCTCCCACTTGCGGCAGATGGGTGTGACTGAGTGGTATGTCAACGGCTCGCCCATCGACACACTGCGGGAGATCCTCAAGAGGCGGACTCAGTCCCGGCCTGGAGGACCCCTCAATCCACCAGGACCTAGTCCAAAAGCCTTGGCCAAGGTGGTGGGCAGCGGAGGTCTTGGCAGCTCGCTGGAAGCCCGCAGCCCTGCAGACCTTCACCTCTCGCCCCTGGCCAAGAAGTTGCCGCCACCACCAGGCAGCCCCCTGGGCCACTCACCaactgcttctcctcctcccacggccagaaagatgttctcaggccTGACTGCACCCTCCCTGACCAAGAAGCTGAAGCCTGAACAAATGCGTGTGGAGATCAAGCGTGAGATGCTGCCAGGGGCCCTTCATGGGGAGCTACACCCGTCTGAGGGTCCCTGGGTGGCACCACGGGAAGACATGGCCCCCCTGAACCTGT CATCACGGGCAGAGCCAGTGCGTGACATCCGCTGTGAGTTCTGCGGTGAGTTCTTTGAGAACCGAAAAGGCCTGTCCAGCCACGCACGCTCCCACCTGCGACAGATGGGTGTGACTGAGTGGTCCGTCAATGGCTCACCCATCGACACGCTTCGGGAGATCCTTAAGAAGAAGTCTAAGCTGTGCCTCATCAAGAAGGAGCCTCCAGCTGGAGACCTGGCCCCTGCCTTGGTTGAGGATGGGCCCCCTACTGCGGTTCCTGGGTCTGTGCAGCCCCTCCTGCCGCTGGTGCCAATGGCTGGCCGGCCAGGCAAACCAGGAGCTGGGCTGGCCCAGGTACCCCGTGAGCTCAACCTGGCACCCATCACCGGTGCCAAGCCCTCAGCCACCAGCTACCTGGGCTCAGTGGCAGCCAAGCGACCCCTGCAGGAGGATCGCTTCCTCTCTGCAGAGGTCAAGGCCAAGACCTACATCCAGACTGAACTGCCCTTCAAGGCAAAGACCCTTCACGAGAAGACCTCCCACTCCT CCACCGAGGCCTGCTGTGAGCTGTGTGGCCTTTACTTCGAAAACCgcaaggccctggccagccatgCTCGGGCGCATCTGCGGCAGTTCGGTGTGACTGAGTGGTGCGTGAATGGCTCACCCATTGAGACGCTGAGCGAGTGGATCAAGCACCGGCCCCAGAAGGTGGGCGCCTACCGCAGCTACATCCAGGGTGGCCGCCCCTTCACCAAGAAGTTCCGAAACGCTGGCCACGGCCGCGAGGGCGACAAGCGGCCACACCTGGGGCTGGCACCTGGGGGCCTGTCCATGGTGGGCCGCAGTGCTGGGGGTGAGCCAGGGCCAGAGGCTGGCCGGGCGGCCGACAGTGGTGAGCGGCCTTTGGCAGCCAGCCCACCGGGCACTGTGAAAGCCGAGGAGCACCAGCGGCAGAACATCAACA AATTTGAGCGCCGACAAGCCCGCCCTGCAGATACCTCTGCGGCCagggggggtgaggaggccaATGACCTGCAGCAGAAGCTGGAGGAGGTGCGGCAACCCCCACCCCGGGTCCGGCCAGTCCCCTCCTTGGTGCCTCGTCCCCCCCAGACATCACTGGTTAAGTTCGTCGGCAACATCTATACCCTCAAGTGCAG GTTCTGTGAGGTGGAATTCCAGGGACCTCTCTCCATCCAGGAGGAGTGGGTGCGGCACTTACAGCGGCACATCCTGGAGATGAATTTCTCCAAAGCAGACCCCCCGCCCGAggagccccaggcccctccagcACAGACAGCGGCGGCAGAGGCACCCTAA
- the WIZ gene encoding protein Wiz isoform X3, with product MDGPLVGGLAAPDRPRGPERLPGPAPREDIEGGAEAAEGDGGIFRSTHYLPVTKEGPRDILDGRGGISDGQSHPGLNEALPRATSATHRISSCCWDGGSLDFRPGSPPPHLLGHFSGLPDGQGPWEHPLVQEAGEGIPSEQRFEDSVIVRTVKPHAELEGSRRFLYHQGEPKLLEKSPQGHSRFSWLQDADEQSPPQNSGLPLDLLPPPPPLTSFRTVLVPGEGATKNLDVEVGAREHLTDLEGLAQPTSEWCLPRSATEVATQTWTVNSEASVERLQPLLPPVRTGPYLCELLQEVAEGVASPDEDEDEDPTVFPCVECSIYFKQKEHLLEHMSQHRQAPGQEPPANLAPLACGECGWAFADPCALEHHRQLHQASREKILEEIQKLKRIPNDEGREARLQCSKCVFGTSSSKAFVQHAKLHVRESPGQAAKEHFGGGSPGPDATALGYEPYGASSGLNACIFCGFPAPSESLLREHVRLVHARPHWEEDGEAFEENPASQPGTSQDVYARFPGAAEDYFGNAEPFLAPTWRENPTGYDPSLAFGPGCQQLGTRDFPLSKPLRHSVGQRPLGRPAFPSPLASTPYSLQPSRSKNAIHLQGLPAPLGDQRHPWSEEEEEDIQLASEMDFFPENGVFPPLAVPGLIPEPALELKRTFREALRSAEASPAQQQQLLGMVPVVLVAKLRSQVLAAAARAPPRLPPEELGLEGTHPLDFLLLDAPLGGPLGLDTILDGDPAVALKHEERKCPYCPDRFHNGIGLANHVRGHLNRVGVSYNVRHFISAEEVKAIEQRFSFQKKKKKVANFDPGTFSLMRCDFCGAGFDTRAGLSSHARAHLRDFGITNWELTVSPINILQELLATSAAERPPSPLGHEPGGMPGGYLTPRRPRLPLTVPFPPTWAEDPGPAYGDAQSLTTCEVCGACFETRKGLSSHARSHLRQLGVAESESSGAPIDLLYELVKQKGLPDTPLGLPPGLTKKSSSPKEVVAGAPRQSLLTLAKPLDAPAINKAIKSPPGFSAKGLAHPPSSPLLKKAPLALAGSPIPKNPEDKNPQLSLSPRPISPKAQWPQSEDEGPLNLTSGPEPARDIRCEFCGEFFENRKGLSSHARSHLRQMGVTEWYVNGSPIDTLREILKRRTQSRPGGPLNPPGPSPKALAKVVGSGGLGSSLEARSPADLHLSPLAKKLPPPPGSPLGHSPTASPPPTARKMFSGLTAPSLTKKLKPEQMRVEIKREMLPGALHGELHPSEGPWVAPREDMAPLNLSSRAEPVRDIRCEFCGEFFENRKGLSSHARSHLRQMGVTEWSVNGSPIDTLREILKKKSKLCLIKKEPPAGDLAPALVEDGPPTAVPGSVQPLLPLVPMAGRPGKPGAGLAQVPRELNLAPITGAKPSATSYLGSVAAKRPLQEDRFLSAEVKAKTYIQTELPFKAKTLHEKTSHSSTEACCELCGLYFENRKALASHARAHLRQFGVTEWCVNGSPIETLSEWIKHRPQKVGAYRSYIQGGRPFTKKFRNAGHGREGDKRPHLGLAPGGLSMVGRSAGGEPGPEAGRAADSGERPLAASPPGTVKAEEHQRQNINKFERRQARPADTSAARGGEEANDLQQKLEEVRQPPPRVRPVPSLVPRPPQTSLVKFVGNIYTLKCRFCEVEFQGPLSIQEEWVRHLQRHILEMNFSKADPPPEEPQAPPAQTAAAEAP from the exons ACGGGCAGTCCCATCCCGGCCTCAACGAAGCCCTCCCCCGTGCCACCTCCGCCACCCATCGGATCAGCAGCTG CTGCTGGGATGGAGGCAGCCTGGACTTCCGGCCAGGTTCCCCACCACCCCATCTCCTGGGCCACTTCTCTGGCCTCCCTGATGGCCAGGGGCCCTGGGAGCACCCCCTGGTCCAGGAAGCTGGGGAGGGCATCCCATCTGAGCAGAGGTTCGAGGACTCGGTCATTGTGAGAACTGTGAAGCCCCACGCTGAGCTTGAGGGCTCTAGAAGGTTCTTGTACCACCAGGGTGAACCGAAGCTCTTGGAGAAGTCCCCCCAGGGCCACTCCAGGTTCAGCTGGCTCCAAGACGCCGATGAGCAGTCCCCACCACAGAATTCAGGGCTGCCCCTGGACCTGCTGCCCCCACCGCCACCTCTCACCTCCTTCAGGACAGTGCTGGTGCCTGGAGAGGGCGCCACGAAGAACTTGGATGTGGAGGTAGGAGCCAGAGAGCACTTGACAGACCTGGAGGGTCTGGCCCAGCCAACTTCGGAGTGGTGTCTGCCTAGGTCAGCCACGGAAGTGGCCACTCAGACCTGGACGGTGAACTCAGAGGCATCTGTGGAGCGACTGCAGCCACTGCTGCCCCCCGTCCGGACCGGTCCCTACCTGTGTGAGCtgctgcaggaggtggctgagggGGTGGCCAGCCCGGATGAGGATGAGGACGAGGACCCAACTGTATTCCCGTGCGTGGAGTGCAGCATCTACTTCAAGCAGAAGGAGCACCTTCTGGAGCACATGAGCCAGCACCGCCAAGCCCCAGGCCAGGAGCCCCCCGCTAACTTGGCCCCACTGGCCTGCGGTGAGTGTGGCTGGGCCTTTGCTGACCCCTGTGCCCTGGAGCACCACCGGCAgctgcaccaggcctccagggagaaGATTCTCGAAGAAATCCAGAAGCTGAAGCGGATCCCAAACGATGAGGGCCGGGAGGCACGGCTGCAGTGCTCTAAGTGTGTCTTTGGCACCAGTTCCTCCAAAGCCTTCGTGCAGCATGCCAAGCTGCACGTGCGAGAGTCACCAGGCCAGGCTGCCAAGGAGCACTTTGGGGGTGGCAGCCCAGGCCCCGACGCCACTGCCCTCGGCTATGAGCCCTATGGAGCCTCCTCAGGTCTCAATGCTTGCATTTTCTGTGGCTTCCCAGCGCCCAGCGAGAGCCTACTCAGGGAGCATGTGAGGCTTGTGCACGCCCGTCCCCACTGGGAGGAGGATGGTGAGGCATTTGAGGAGaaccctgccagccagcctggcaCCAGCCAGGACGTGTATGCCCGCTTCCCTGGAGCTGCTGAGGACTACTTTGGCAATGCTGAGCCGTTTTTGGCCCCTACATGGCGGGAGAACCCTACTGGATACGACCCCAGCCTGGCCTTTGGcccaggctgccagcagctgggcacAAGGGATTTCCCACTGTCAAAGCCACTACGGCACAGCGTGGGCCAGAGGCCCCTGGGAAGGCCAGCCTTTCCCTCACCACTAGCATCCACCCCGTATTCCTTACAGCCCAGTAGAAGCAAAAATGCTATCCATTTGCAGGGGCTCCCAGCCCCACTGGGGGACCAGAGACACCCCTGGagcgaagaggaggaggaggatataCAGCTGGCCTCGGAAATGGACTTTTTCCCTGAAAATGGGGTCTTTCCACCTCTCGCTGTCCCCGGCCTCATCCCAGAGCCAGCCCTGGAGCTGAAGCGGACTTTCCGAGAAGCCCTACGGTCGGCCGAGGCCTCACCAGCTCAGCAACAGCAGCTCCTTGGGATGGTACCCGTCGTGCTGGTGGCCAAGCTGAGGTCCCAGGTCTTGGCTGCGGCAGCTAGGGCGCCTCCAAGGCTGCCGCCcgaggagctggggctggagggcacCCACCCCTTGGACTTCCTACTCCTGGATGCACCGCTGGGCGGCCCGCTGGGGCTGGACACAATCCTGGATGGGGACCCCGCAGTGGCGCTGAAGCACGAGGAGCGGAAGTGCCCCTACTGCCCTGATCGCTTCCACAATGGCATCGGCCTGGCAAACCATGTGCGGGGCCACCTAAACCGTGTGGGCGTCAGCTACAACGTTCGGCATTTCATCTCCGCTGAGGAGGTGAAGGCCATCGAACAAAGGTTCTCcttccagaagaagaagaaaaaag tgGCTAACTTTGACCCTGGTACCTTCAGCCTGATGCGCTGTGACTTCTGCGGGGCCGGCTTCGACACTAGGGCTGGCCTCTCTAGCCACGCCCGGGCCCACCTGCGTGACTTTGGCATCACTAACTGGGAGCTCACCGTCTCACCCATCAACATCCTACAGGAGCTGCTGGCCACATCGGCCGCCGagaggccccccagcccccttGGCCATGAGCCCGGGGGGATGCCTGGTGGCTATCTGACCCCTCGCAGGCCCCGCTTACCTCTCACAGTGCCCTTCCCACCTACCTGGGCTGAGGACCCTGGGCCAGCCTACGGAGATG CCCAGAGCCTGACCACCTGCGAGGTCTGCGGTGCCTGCTTTGAGACACGCAAGGGCCTGTCCAGCCATGCGCGCTCCCACCTGCGGCAGCTGGGTGTGGCCGAGTCTGAGAGCAGCGGTGCCCCCATCGACCTCCTCTACGAGCTCGTGAAGCAGAAGGGCCTGCCTGACACACCCCTTGGGCTGCCCCCGGGCCTGACTAAGAAGTCCAGCTCCCCGAAGGAGGTGGTCGCTGGGGCCCCCCGACAGAGCCTGCTCACCCTGGCCAAGCCCCTGGACGCCCCTGCTATCAACAAGGCCATCAAGTCGCCTCCTGGCTTCTCAGCCAAGGGCCTGGCTCACCCGCCCAGCTCCCCACTGCTCAAGAAGGCACCACTGGCCCTGGCAGGCTCCCCTATCCCCAAGAATCCTGAGGACAAGAACCCCCAGCTGTCCCTGAGCCCCCGGCCGATCTCCCCAAAGGCACAGTGGCCTCAGTCTGAGGACGAGGGGCCCCTGAACCTCA CCTCAGGCCCAGAACCAGCTCGCGATATCCGCTGCGAGTTCTGTGGTGAGTTCTTCGAGAACCGAAAGGGTCTTTCCAGCCACGCGCGCTCCCACTTGCGGCAGATGGGTGTGACTGAGTGGTATGTCAACGGCTCGCCCATCGACACACTGCGGGAGATCCTCAAGAGGCGGACTCAGTCCCGGCCTGGAGGACCCCTCAATCCACCAGGACCTAGTCCAAAAGCCTTGGCCAAGGTGGTGGGCAGCGGAGGTCTTGGCAGCTCGCTGGAAGCCCGCAGCCCTGCAGACCTTCACCTCTCGCCCCTGGCCAAGAAGTTGCCGCCACCACCAGGCAGCCCCCTGGGCCACTCACCaactgcttctcctcctcccacggccagaaagatgttctcaggccTGACTGCACCCTCCCTGACCAAGAAGCTGAAGCCTGAACAAATGCGTGTGGAGATCAAGCGTGAGATGCTGCCAGGGGCCCTTCATGGGGAGCTACACCCGTCTGAGGGTCCCTGGGTGGCACCACGGGAAGACATGGCCCCCCTGAACCTGT CATCACGGGCAGAGCCAGTGCGTGACATCCGCTGTGAGTTCTGCGGTGAGTTCTTTGAGAACCGAAAAGGCCTGTCCAGCCACGCACGCTCCCACCTGCGACAGATGGGTGTGACTGAGTGGTCCGTCAATGGCTCACCCATCGACACGCTTCGGGAGATCCTTAAGAAGAAGTCTAAGCTGTGCCTCATCAAGAAGGAGCCTCCAGCTGGAGACCTGGCCCCTGCCTTGGTTGAGGATGGGCCCCCTACTGCGGTTCCTGGGTCTGTGCAGCCCCTCCTGCCGCTGGTGCCAATGGCTGGCCGGCCAGGCAAACCAGGAGCTGGGCTGGCCCAGGTACCCCGTGAGCTCAACCTGGCACCCATCACCGGTGCCAAGCCCTCAGCCACCAGCTACCTGGGCTCAGTGGCAGCCAAGCGACCCCTGCAGGAGGATCGCTTCCTCTCTGCAGAGGTCAAGGCCAAGACCTACATCCAGACTGAACTGCCCTTCAAGGCAAAGACCCTTCACGAGAAGACCTCCCACTCCT CCACCGAGGCCTGCTGTGAGCTGTGTGGCCTTTACTTCGAAAACCgcaaggccctggccagccatgCTCGGGCGCATCTGCGGCAGTTCGGTGTGACTGAGTGGTGCGTGAATGGCTCACCCATTGAGACGCTGAGCGAGTGGATCAAGCACCGGCCCCAGAAGGTGGGCGCCTACCGCAGCTACATCCAGGGTGGCCGCCCCTTCACCAAGAAGTTCCGAAACGCTGGCCACGGCCGCGAGGGCGACAAGCGGCCACACCTGGGGCTGGCACCTGGGGGCCTGTCCATGGTGGGCCGCAGTGCTGGGGGTGAGCCAGGGCCAGAGGCTGGCCGGGCGGCCGACAGTGGTGAGCGGCCTTTGGCAGCCAGCCCACCGGGCACTGTGAAAGCCGAGGAGCACCAGCGGCAGAACATCAACA AATTTGAGCGCCGACAAGCCCGCCCTGCAGATACCTCTGCGGCCagggggggtgaggaggccaATGACCTGCAGCAGAAGCTGGAGGAGGTGCGGCAACCCCCACCCCGGGTCCGGCCAGTCCCCTCCTTGGTGCCTCGTCCCCCCCAGACATCACTGGTTAAGTTCGTCGGCAACATCTATACCCTCAAGTGCAG GTTCTGTGAGGTGGAATTCCAGGGACCTCTCTCCATCCAGGAGGAGTGGGTGCGGCACTTACAGCGGCACATCCTGGAGATGAATTTCTCCAAAGCAGACCCCCCGCCCGAggagccccaggcccctccagcACAGACAGCGGCGGCAGAGGCACCCTAA